CTATCGCCTCCCGCCGAGTGACTGACCAACCGACGCACCTGATCGATCAGGTGCGGGCCGGTGATCCGCACGCGCTCGGCCAACTCTACGACGAGTTCGCACCGCGCCTGCTGCGCGTGGCCCAGCAGCTGCTGGGTTCACGCGAAGACGCCGAAGACGCCGTGCACGACATGTTCGTGGGGCTACCCGAAGCGCTGCGGCGCTACGAAGAACGCGGTGCACTACGGGCGTGGCTGACCACCCGCACGGTGCGCGTGGCGCTCATGCGACTCCGTAGCGTGAAGCGACGTCGCGAGGACGCGCTCACGGACACCGAGCACGCTTCGCGGCACAACGCGGGCGACCTCGCCGACGCCAGCGAACTCGAACGCGCCATCGCCATGCTCCCCGACACGCTGCGCGCCGTGTTCGTGTTGCGACAGGTCGAAGGCTTCACCCACCCCGAGATCGCCACGCTACTCGGCATCTCCGAAGGCAACTCGCGTGTGCGCCACACCCGCGCCCTCGAACAGCTTCGCGCCAGGATCACCCGATGACTACGCCTTCGAATCTGCACGTTGCGCATCCCTCGATGGCGACGTGGCAGGACTACCTGAGCGCACCCGTTGCCCAACGTGATCGTGCACTGACCGATCATCGGCAGCGGTGCGCCGAGTGTAAGCATACGGTGCAATTCCTGACGACGCTCGACGAGCGCGCGCGGCGACTGCCGCTCGAGGCCGCACCAACGGCGCTGCGCGCACGCATACTGGCGTCGCGCGCGGCGGGCGTTCGTGTGCTGGTGCCAGAGCATGTGGATGCATTTGGCGATGACGATGTATCCAGCGACGTGCCGACCGTTGCGGCACAGGTGACCCGACGGTCGCGCTGGCGCATTCCCACCACCATCGCCGCCGGCGTTGCCGCGTGGTCAGCCATCGCGTTGTTCCGCGGCACACCGGTGGTCGAAGCGGGCATGATCTCCGGCACGATGACGTTGTCCACCACGCTCCCGAAGGCAGGCGAGGTGGTGACGGTGCGCTACAACGCCGGCGCGTTGTTAGGACGACCGGCCGAACTGCGATTGCGCGCGCGCATCCGCACCGTGCACGGCGAGAGCTACAATGTGAGCGTGCCGGTGGTGGAGATCGCCACGTTGCACCGCACCACCGGCAAGGAATACGTGGGTCGCTTCACGCTGCCCGACTCGGTGGTCTTTGCGGCGCTTGCCGTAGAAGACACGGCCGCGCTGGCGGTCGATGATTTGGGTGGTCGCGCCTGGGAGGTGATGCGCGCCGGGGCCAACGGTGCGCCATTGCTGTCGGCGCTGGACCAGCGCAATCACGATCTCATGGGACGCGGCTGGGAAGAAGGACTCGCCACCACGCGGCGCATGATGCAGCTGTATCCCGACTCCATCGGGGCATGGACGTGGCTGCAAAGCTTCGAGTCATGGATGTCGCTCGAAACCGACAGCACACGGGCGGCGCACAAGCGTGCCTCGGCCAGGTTCGATGCGCGCCATCGCGCGATGCGGGATATCTCGCCAGCGTTGATCGGCACCACCTTTTGGTACACACGGCGCACCGACAGCGTGGCCAACGCCTATTGGCACGAGCGACTGCTGCGTGAAGCACCGACCCAGTCGTTTGCGGCACAGGATCGCATGCTCACGATTGCGGCGCGCGAACTACCTACGCGTCGCGACACCACCACCGCGCTCGCCGGTCTCGAAGCGTTGTGGCCCGATGTACCCGCCGATCGCGCACCGCAGATCGTGTCGGCCGCGCTGCGCCTGTTGCCGCCAGCCACCGCCAACGCCGACGACCTGCTGCGGTGGAGCGACCGACTTGTTGCGGCCGATTCATCGCCGGCCACCGCGCGCTACGTCGCGGTGCGACTGCTTGCCGCTCCTGCATGGCGCGACGAAGGCAAGCGCCGCTTGCGCGCGGAGATTACGCGACTCGCTAGCGCCCGTGCGCAGCTGCGTGCGCTCGACGAATCGCGCACCGAGCAGGTGGAGCGACTGGCCCGCTCGCAGCGACTGGCACTGGCGCAACTCGGTCGTGCCTTGGCCGACG
This region of Gemmatimonas groenlandica genomic DNA includes:
- a CDS encoding RNA polymerase sigma factor — its product is MTDQPTHLIDQVRAGDPHALGQLYDEFAPRLLRVAQQLLGSREDAEDAVHDMFVGLPEALRRYEERGALRAWLTTRTVRVALMRLRSVKRRREDALTDTEHASRHNAGDLADASELERAIAMLPDTLRAVFVLRQVEGFTHPEIATLLGISEGNSRVRHTRALEQLRARITR
- a CDS encoding redoxin domain-containing protein, whose protein sequence is MTTPSNLHVAHPSMATWQDYLSAPVAQRDRALTDHRQRCAECKHTVQFLTTLDERARRLPLEAAPTALRARILASRAAGVRVLVPEHVDAFGDDDVSSDVPTVAAQVTRRSRWRIPTTIAAGVAAWSAIALFRGTPVVEAGMISGTMTLSTTLPKAGEVVTVRYNAGALLGRPAELRLRARIRTVHGESYNVSVPVVEIATLHRTTGKEYVGRFTLPDSVVFAALAVEDTAALAVDDLGGRAWEVMRAGANGAPLLSALDQRNHDLMGRGWEEGLATTRRMMQLYPDSIGAWTWLQSFESWMSLETDSTRAAHKRASARFDARHRAMRDISPALIGTTFWYTRRTDSVANAYWHERLLREAPTQSFAAQDRMLTIAARELPTRRDTTTALAGLEALWPDVPADRAPQIVSAALRLLPPATANADDLLRWSDRLVAADSSPATARYVAVRLLAAPAWRDEGKRRLRAEITRLASARAQLRALDESRTEQVERLARSQRLALAQLGRALADDGAHRAALDTLALATAAGWDLSVFNTVRETSLKVGDSTTARIMAARVSVDPSTAPSRRAALQSAGVTQIGAAAWAELVRSAQRDLSTRVMAGAKRRVLPDVTLRALDGSSATLRSLLAPQVTVVVFWSTDCGPAVDALGEIQRTATALAKRGIRAMTVVEQAQSTPALQSVLRTKSFTLPVYLDVGGSAGKAFNNWGTPQAYLLDAKGNVMFSATSDFESVALRAEAMVLAAEAGR